Within the Streptomyces sp. YIM 121038 genome, the region ACTGGTCCTTGTCGTTGAGCGCGAGCTTGACCGCTTCGATCGGGCCCATGCTCGCGCTGACGGCGACGATCACGACCGGGAAGACGAGGCGCATGCCGAAGACGGCGATGAGAATGCCGACGGTGAGGAAGATCTTCTGCCAGAAGGCATTCATCTTCTTCAGGATCCCGGCGTTGACCACCGCGTTGTCGAAGGACAGCGAGATCTCCAGGATGGACAGGATCGCCACGATCCCGAACGCCGTCCACCCCCCAAAGAGCACCGCTGCGACCAAGCCGAGCGCAGTGACTGCGAACGACCAGCCGAAGGTTTTCAGAACCACTGGCTACCCAATCGTGTGTGTACGGGTCTCCCCCGCGCCGTCCCCGGCCGCTCGCGCTGCCGGGGGCTTCCCGGGAACCCCCGCGAGCCGACCGCGTCAGCTGTTTGGGGAGCCCGGGCAGAGTCCTTTAGGAAACATTGACTCCGAAGTCTAGAGCGATGCCCCGCAGACCGGACGCGTACCCCTGACCGACGGCGCGGAACTTCCATTCGCCGCCGTAGCGGTACACCTCGCCGAAGATCATCGCGGTCTCCGTGGAGGCGTCCTCGCTGAGGTCGTAGCGGGCGAGCTCCTGGCCGTCCGCCTGGTTGACCACGCGGATGAACGCGTTGCTGACTTGGCCGAATGTCTGTCCCCGGTTGTCCGCCTCGTGGATCGAGACCGGGAAGACGATCTTGTCGCAGTGGGCCGGGACCTTGGACAGGTCCACGAGCAGCGACTCGTCGTCCCCGTCGCCCTCGCCCGTGAGGTTGTCACCGGTGTGCTCGACGGAGCCGTCCGGGCTCTTCAGGTTGTTGTAGAAGACGAACCACTCGTCGCCCAGGACCCGGCCCGACTGGCACAGCAGGGCACTGGCGTCGAGGTCGAAGGGGGCTCCGGTGGTGGAGCGAGCGTCCCAGCCGAGTCCGACCATCACCTGGGTGAGGTCGGGTGCGGCCTTGGACAGGGAGACGTTTCCTCCCTTGGCGAGTGTGACGCCCATGATCGTGTCCTCCCCGGGGT harbors:
- a CDS encoding TerD family protein codes for the protein MGVTLAKGGNVSLSKAAPDLTQVMVGLGWDARSTTGAPFDLDASALLCQSGRVLGDEWFVFYNNLKSPDGSVEHTGDNLTGEGDGDDESLLVDLSKVPAHCDKIVFPVSIHEADNRGQTFGQVSNAFIRVVNQADGQELARYDLSEDASTETAMIFGEVYRYGGEWKFRAVGQGYASGLRGIALDFGVNVS